In Acropora muricata isolate sample 2 chromosome 11, ASM3666990v1, whole genome shotgun sequence, one DNA window encodes the following:
- the LOC136890691 gene encoding uncharacterized protein, which produces MATGSEYTEEQLNYYRICCIITDELTDGLRTIFKQEWDNRYATTLGEWKDEAKNGQDFKNGESPRNQARNQELLGTMINGNRTEWDCTMLFYAILYSDCIGRGLNAVVRSNVDDLRKFRYQDFAHLPRGQISEPKFQSAIAKVQGVFQALGLSTVKIQEIRNQANFSISHLNKILKEVDKLKQEVKVLEDQLQSETTPFCILPPQPPHDVAARKNEVAKITEVLKQLKETNKSRLSYLFISGNPGSGKSHLAGLVAKQIFMQSTDAFVMTLDAANLDRLLDSYVSFARHLKCSEYAVTYTLNDKDLKTEEKIAYIKSLAGCKVELYASWLLLVDNVVSMPEMNAHLPDTGNSCWSKGQLLITSQDTTSIPPDNSFIKHMSVSKGMAPSEAISLLATISGIADDENATKVAHALDYQPLALASAATFVKHLCDNKPSSNLSWRDFLEKLDEGQPKYTDSFLSKKKCRLSIFYDRCDCISCGKVSYCSS; this is translated from the coding sequence ATGGCCACGGGATCAGAATATACAGAGGAGCAACTCAACTACTACAGGATTTGTTGTATTATCACTGACGAGTTAACGGACGGTCTGAGAACAATCTTCAAACAGGAATGGGACAACCGATACGCAACTACACTTGGAGAATGGAAAGATGAGGCCAAAAAcggacaagacttcaaaaacggGGAGTCTCCACGAAACCAAGCAAGAAATCAAGAGCTATTAGGAACCATGATCAATGGAAATAGAACCGAATGGGATTGCACAATGCTGTTTTACGCTATCCTGTATTCCGATTGCATTGGGCGTGGTCTGAATGCAGTAGTCCGGTCAAACGTAGATGATCTGAGAAAATTCCGTTACCAAGACTTTGCTCATTTGCCTCGAGGCCAGATCTCTGAGCCGAAGTTTCAAAGTGCAATCGCCAAAGTCCAGGGTGTGTTTCAAGCTCTTGGCCTGTCCACTGTAAAGATCCAAGAAATCAGAAATCAAGCAAATTTTTCCATCAGCCATTTGAATAAGATCTTAAAAGAAGTTGACAAGCTCAAGCAGGAAGTCAAAGTCCTTGAAGATCAATTGCAGAGTGAGACCACGCCCTTTTGCATCCTTCCGCCTCAGCCTCCGCACGATGTTGCCGCGCGAAAGAATGAGGTGGCTAAAATAACTGAAGTGTTGAAACAACTAAAAGAGACCAACAAGAGCCGACTAAGCTACCTTTTCATCTCAGGAAATCCTGGAAGTGGCAAATCTCACTTGGCTGGCCTGGTAgcaaagcaaattttcatgCAAAGCACGGATGCATTTGTGATGACTTTGGATGCTGCAAACCTTGACAGGCTTCTAGATTCATATGTCTCTTTTGCTCGACATCTCAAGTGTTCAGAGTATGCAGTTACCTATACTCTGAATGACAAAGACCTGAAGACGGAGGAGAAGATCGCTTACATAAAGTCTTTAGCTGGTTGCAAAGTGGAGCTTTACGCGTCGTGGCTATTGTTAGTTGACAATGTCGTCAGCATGCCTGAGATGAATGCTCATTTGCCAGACACAGGAAACAGCTGCTGGAGTAAGGGTCAGTTGCTGATCACATCTCAGGACACCACTTCTATCCCTCCAGATAACAGTTTCATTAAACACATGTCTGTAAGCAAGGGCATGGCGCCATCTGAAGCCATCTCCTTATTGGCCACCATCTCCGGTATCGCTGACGACGAGAATGCGACAAAAGTTGCACATGCATTAGATTATCAACCTCTTGCCTTAGCAAGCGCCGCTACGTTTGTAAAACACCTTTGTGACAATAAACCATCATCGAACTTGAGCTGGAGAGACTTTCTCGAGAAACTTGACGAAGGCCAACCAAAATACACTGAcagctttctttcaaaaaaaaaatgcaggtTATCCATATTCTATGACCGCTGCGATTGTATTAGCTGTGGAAAAGTTAGCTACtgttcttcgtga